The Gadus macrocephalus chromosome 12, ASM3116895v1 genome segment CCTCCTCAGGAATGCTTCAACTCTCCGTACGGAACTGGCTTCTTCCGGGAGTATGCCGAGAAGATTCCCGGCGAGTCCACCAAGATGCTGTCTGAAGCAGCCAAGGAGAACGAGGTCTATCTGATCGGAGGTACGTGTGGGTCAGTGGCTCCCCAAACCCTTTGATTTGTGATATCTAGATTGACTGCTTGCACTGGCgtaaagaaaaactaaaagaaacTTGGCTTCGCTGCACTCTTGTCTAGTTGTTGTTCTTGAAACTGGGTTGTGCGGTTCtataacttttattttgattgtataatttaattgttctcagccaaaggcttgtaagtcacTTCGGATCAACTAAAatactaaaaataaaaaataaaaaatagtctATCTTTTGAGTCTAACTTGCACCCGCTGTTCACTAGGATCCATTCCAGAGGAGGACGGAGGTAAGCTATACAACACCTGTCCCGTGTTCGGTCCCGATGGCACCCTGTTGATGACACACAGAAAGGTACAACCTTTTTCCAAGATTACACTGAAGCATGTCATTCCCATTCTCCCTGAGCGTCTCTCATTCCTCCCGATCCTCTCCGGCTAAGATCCACCTGTTTGACATTGACGTTCCGGGGAAGATCCGCTTCCAGGAGTCTGAGACGCTGAGTCCAGGCAGCGCTTTCTCCGTCTTTGAAACACGTGAGTCTCTCTCTGCTACCCCCCTGCGAGACCACGTACTCAACCTAACTAAATATCGACCGGACTGGACTCGTGACTTGGAGGTCCATGTTGTAGTGATGGGGTGTAAATATGTGTTTGTAATGGCCATTCAGAGTGGCCACAGTGGTCAGAGAATCACAAATGAATGTAATTAATGTAAACGAGGCAGTGAGCACAACTGCTGGGTAGACCTGTAGCAttaaggtctctctctctctttccttctctctcgttttctctcacactctctccctctcagcatTCTGTAAGGTGGGTGTCGGCATCTGTTATGACATCAGGTTTGCGGAACTGGCCCAGCTCTACAGCAAGATGGGTAAGGACCCCAGACAAACTGTGAACCCCCTGCCCGTTCGTTTAAATGGACATTGAAGGTATTGGGTTCGATCCCATATGTCCGCAGCCTTACCTGCAGGTATCATTGCGCTAAGtgccccctaacccctaccttctgcTCTTCATTAACATTAATCATAATTTACtgcaagttgctttggataaaagcataaTTTACTAAATAGTAAATGTGAAGAGAGAGGTATGGATTATGAGATACGTTTATAAGATAAGatgcccctaacccctaccggctGCTCCTCAATAACATTAACCTAATTCACTgcgagtcgctttggataaaagcatgaTTGACTAAATAGTAAATGTTATGAGAGAGGTATGGACATTTTGACCAGGGCTATTCAAAGACAGCGGTGTGGTTCTGGGTCCTGCAGGCTGTGGGCTGCTGGTGTACCCAGGGGCCTTCAACATGACCACGGGCCCCGCCCACTGGGAGCTGCTGCAGAGGGCCAGGTCAGTCACTACACACACCTGACTGAGGACAAATCAGCAGACCCGGAGTTTGCCGGATCGAACCCCAGTGAGGATGAGTTGAAGTGCTAGCTTGAACCGGGGTAGGGAGGGCCGGAATAGGGGGAGGGCAGCCAAGTTTTGAAGAGCGGTGTCAACTCCCAGCCGGAATGTTCTTGGTACTAACCCCTTGAGCGAGGTACCTGACCTCTGACGGCTCAATGATGTCTCTAAATTCTGCGGAATTCAAGTGatgctacataagtacataaCGTGGGCAGAAGCAGCGATAGCATTTCTCTTCCAGTCCTCAGATGCTCAGTTTAAACCTAGAGCCCCATGCTGTACTTCTACTTGAATGTTCTACTTGTGTTTACCTTGGATGCACGTATAATGCTTGCAATAGAATTGGCAAACACAACGAACAACCAGTTTGACCGCTTTTGATTTCGTAAAAGAAAAAGCATATCTGCGTCTCGTAGAGCACTCGACAACCAGCTGTACGTGGCCACAGCCTCCCCTGCCAGAGACGAGACGTCCTCCTACGTAGCTTGGGGCCACAGCACTGTTGTCAACCCCTGGTAAGAAACATGCATGTACAGGTCAGCAAAGGTCTACAGGTCTACAGTGGAAAAGTTAAATAAT includes the following:
- the nit2 gene encoding omega-amidase NIT2; its protein translation is MSTLARAMSKFRLAVIQLHVTNVKRDNLSKAKSLIKEAAGQGSKLVVLPECFNSPYGTGFFREYAEKIPGESTKMLSEAAKENEVYLIGGSIPEEDGGKLYNTCPVFGPDGTLLMTHRKIHLFDIDVPGKIRFQESETLSPGSAFSVFETPFCKVGVGICYDIRFAELAQLYSKMGCGLLVYPGAFNMTTGPAHWELLQRARALDNQLYVATASPARDETSSYVAWGHSTVVNPWGEVISTTGSEEAVVYADIDLQYMAEVRRQIPVTVQKRDDLYAVNPVTER